CTAGCAAAATTGTTATTTGTTGGTGGAGAGTTTCTTGCAACAGGGTAAATGTTGCACTTTCACCACTACTGCTTCATGTGTTCTTGTTGGAACCGTGCTCTTGAGTTCAGCATCCCTGTTCCACATTAACCCAAAAGCTTTTATTCATCTTTCCACGGGTCCTATTGAGTTATTCATCTTGAGTTTGAGAAACTTATCTCTGCCACCATCGTTTTCAGGAATGCATCCGGTTGAAAACTCTGTTCCTGCTTACTTCAGCTTGACCGACTACATGGTTGTTTCATCTTGGTTTTTAGAAAGATTCATGCCGGTACTTGTTGGTTTGTTGGGGATTTCAGTGTGACAGTAAGATGGCTCCCTGAGCTTTTTTTGGTATTCCTTTGGCTTTCCTAATGAAAGCTTGGTTTGTAATTGTGGCACAGCCCTAAATAAAGTATATGTAAGAAGTTGAGGTTTGCTTCAGTTTAATTTCTTGTGGTATTTGCTGAGTCTTGATTATCCTGTGGTTGTACTGGTTATATCAGCACAATTGTTTTCCTATTTCCCAACCCCCTGATATAAAAAGATTTTGCGTGGAGTGATTTAGCCATCTTTTTCATGCTTATTTCTTCTTGAAACTACGTACTGTATAATTTCCCTCTATAGAAAGCTTCATATATATTCTACTTGGTGATGCACttagagaaaaaacacaaaataaataaaacaaaaatacagccAGAGCTTGCAAGCAGATGTGGATTACTGAGAAAATTGCATGATGGTGGGTAAGACATAAGGCTGATCATATCACATTGGATTActcacaaatttctttgttcttgagCTAAAGGTGACGGTATTTTACCCTATTCATCTGTAAACAGCAATTTTTGAGGATAAGTCGTTAAAGGACAGATGTTACAAGAGAGGATTGCAATAGTATCCATGTATTAGATCTGCTTCCTGTTAACACTTTGACACGTATTATTttggttgtatttatttacGTATTCAGATTACCTAGGCGATTCTAAAGATTTTACCATGTTGAGATTTTTGTTTAACTTAAACAAAACTCTTAATAACTGAACCCATAACTTGAATAGCTGAATCCGGTTTTTACACAatcatgtgtgtttaaataagTAGAGTTTAACACAACTATAAAAAACCAGTAGCTGGGCTTAAAAAAAGCCTGCCTCTAACACGGCTGTCATCATGGCTGTCATTAGATGGGCACATATGTCTATTGGGCATTCTGGAAAGGATCATTTCCATGTtgttggttggttggttggttttGGGGGTAGTCCAATGAGCATTGAAACACTTactctatttctttttttccaggGATCTGTTAAGGTTGGTGTCAAGACTGCTTTGCTCAAATATATCCAGCCTGACAAAAACGCAAAAGAACAGGTGAGTTTCGTTGAAGGACATGCTAGCTTGACATGCTTTAGTGCAATTCAATAAAGATGATTTCAACTCTTAAATGTAGCACCATGAACAACAAGCTAAAGCTGCCCCGGTCAGCGAGGGAGGTTTGTTACCGAATCCGGTCCCATCAGTGCCACTGAAGGTGGAGGAGAACACCCCTTGCATTCCTGATCAGGACCATGTTTCGCAGAGCGCGTGGCAGAGAAACTCGAATTTGACTCCTGAAGCGTGGCAACAGCAAGTGGACCAACAACTACAAAAGCAGGAGGCGGAGCAACAAGCTGAAGACCGGACCCATCAGAGATCACCACATCCAAACTCTTCAATCTTCAAGGAGAGCAAGAGTAAGTGTGGAGTAACTATGGATGATATTTTCTAAGTAGGAACTTATATAAAAAGTTAACCCAGAATACAATAtatcatttcttaaaatatctgtttCTAGCAATGATCATTAAGAACATACTGCCTACCACAACCGTGGAGACCATTCTGAAAGCACTGGATCAGTACGCTTACCTCGATGAGCGTAATGTCCGTCTGGTTAAAGGGAAATTACCAGGATCCAAATGCTTCTGCTTTGTCGATATGGACTCTCATGAGGTATGGTGTCCTATGTGTGTCTCTTCTAAAACATAGAGATGTGCTGCTTGCATCCTGTCTGTCAGTCGATAAGACTATTATACCCTAAAAGTAGCATAGTCACATCTTTTAGTGTATCTTTGTGTTTTGGGAATGCGCCTATGATACTGAAGGTGTGTTAGGAAGGGATGTACATTTTCAAGAATATTATTAATCGAATaatcattaaaagaaaaaagcataTATTAAGAGCTCCACATTATCAAATTCACATAATAGAAATGTATGCAACAGTACAAGTTGTGTATTACTGTTTAATAGTCAGTGGGCTCTTAAATGTTTGATTGTTAAAAATTAGATTGCAGAGTTACTGAAATTTGTGTTTGATACAGTCGATTGACTTAATCGTTTAAATTCAGTCGAATAATCGATCATTATTTCATTGTTGACATCCCTGATCCCAGATTTTATCAGTGTATTACTTCATGATTTTTACCTGCACACAGCACGTAACGCGATTGGTAGAGCTACTCACAAATCCCCGGCCTATCATGATCGACGGCGTCAGAGTATATGCTGAGGTGGCCAAGCCTTTGAAGAACCAGAAGTAAGTGTCAGttattcatttcagtatggttAGCTGTTCAACATTGTGTGGTTTTGCAGGGATGTATGtcacaaaatgaagtttaatataaaaaacggGAAATATTTCAGATGTTGGCAGCCTTGGTATGAACATGGTTTAAGCTCTCATTCTAATATCTTTGTATTTGATTTTACAGCTACAAAAGGGAGAATGATAAACCAAAAACATCTCTGCTGGGTTTCCCTCCAGATGTTATGATGGTAGGTCATATTTGTCAAAAGTCATGAAGCCATCAGGTGTCCTGTTTGTACGTCTgttgtaataattgtattatttcgACAGCAACAATATTTTCTTCAGCCACCCAACACAGCCGGTGTCGCACCTGCCATGCAAGGTATAATTCTTCAACTCTGCATGCGTTATTTGTTACACCTTATGTTAAATAAACCCTTATCTTCTCACATGTTGTCTGGGAATGTAGGGGGCCCAATGGGAGTGGACATCGGCTCATCTTCAGCTGCAATGCAGAACTCAAGCATAACGCAGGTAAATTCTTTTAAACAATTACTAAAGCACAAGGCTTGGAAACATGATCCTAGTTTGTGGcatgatgattttttttggaCTGTCACTTACTGTTGCTGTGTGCAGGGTATGATGTATTCTGAGACACCAGCCTTAACACAGACGATCCAGACAGCAGAGCACCAGACTACAGCTTTACCTAACCCCCCTCTCTCTGGATCTGCAGATTCCTCGGATACATATAGCTATGGTAAGAGCTAGGCTTGTTGCGATAGTCGGTGTCACAGGTGATACATAGTAGAAAATCACTTAGTTTAGTTAAAGTCAGGTGTCGCAGCAAAGATCAGCAGCAATTCGATTTATCATCATCTGTGAAGAGTGAAGTGCTGACTGACAAGTCAATGGCGGAGGCTTTTCTGGCAAAGAACATGTACTAGAAAATTGTAAACACTGTTGTCAAGAGCCGtttaagttttaattttcttttgttcttattttcaAAAGCCTGTgctttgccatttatttaaaataaacgtttttgtttCATATTCTTTTCTTATtcgtttcttatttatttaacataaacgtttttgtGTCAAACTcttcttatgtatttctttgtttcctTATTTGTTTGTTACACAATGTGTAACGTGATTTCTCGTTTTGTTAATCAACTTACATaacgtaaaaaaaacatttttattttttgcttgatGTGTGGTGTAATTATTCGCGTGTAAGGTCTGTGTTTAATATAAGCAAATGTGAATTCTTTATATAAATTCTTTatagtgttgtgtttttattaagaaagataTTGAACCCACCATTAATTCAAGCAATTGCCTTTCCCGAATTGCCGCTATTTTAAAAGGTAATAAGTAAAATGCATCATGCGTAGGGCGGCATCTTAGATCGCCCAAGTATCACTGGTACAACCAGTGTTTTTACATGTCGTTTATCTGGTGGGAAAATTTAATTATCGCAACTAGTATGAGCTATTCAATTGTATATGTggtgcatttataaatgttttatgttaatgGAGGCCATGACtttatattttgaagcattCCCAAGAAGCTTCAGTTTGTGCTGCTTAAGGAATATTTATTGGTTTTCAATAGTGCATTTGaaacatataatttttattacCAATGTTTACCTGTCAATGTCTCATCTATGCGGGttgtttgttgtcattttgtTACAGGATCAGAGGATCCAGATTTGTCCGCCTTTCTTTATGATGCTACTTCTGGCTTCTACTATGACCCTCAGACTACCTTGTACTATGATCCCAAttcaagggtgagtaaagaaATTGCCCTTTATTTAAGCTCATAAATAAGTACAGTGTCAgatttaatttgtcatttttatgtgcttttgtagTATTTCTACAATGCTCAGAATCAGCAGTATCTGTACTGGGACACGACCTCTAAGATTTACATCCCAGTCGAAAGCTCGGATGAACCGGCCCCTCATGCTGCCATTCCCATGGCAGCTTTTGGTGAGGTTATGGCCACGACCATCACAGAGGAGGAAATACAGACGGCTACAGGGACAATGTCAGAGCGGGCAGAGGAAGAACCTGCCCCACGgacagaaaagaaagagaaggaaaAAGAGGAGAAACCCAAAAGTTTAGCAGCATTTAAGGTGCGCTTACATCACGATAGTGGCAGATGGATTCGGGGCACTGTTGTGTTCCTCGTGATAAATGATATAAGCAAACACTGATGTTAGGTCTTTGTGGTAATCATGGGTCTGTTTAACAGATAATGAAGGACATGGAGCGCTGGGCGAAGATTCAGAACAGTAAGAAGGAGAGCGTCCGATCTCCTTCACCTGTTTTTAAGGCTGGAGATGACCATAGGCCCTCCAAGGCCGCTGATGCAGCGTTTGCCATCTTTGAAAGAAAGGTCAGACATCTGTGTGTTCTTTTTTCGAAATTCTACATATCCAGTCCGTGAGTTTCTTAtgttttagttttctttaaatactACTTCCCTCATTCATGTAGGTCACCGGTGCAGATGACTTGTTCAAGAAACCTCTCGCCCCTCTAAAGAAAGACGAAAAGGCATCAAAGGTGAGAGTTTACTGCCTTCCTTTtgagatacacacacacacactcacttcaGGCTCAGTTTTCACAGGCAGCTGAAAAGGCGCACATTCACAACACCTTGACCCTGATTGATGAAGGCTATTTAATAACCCACACTAAACTAGATTTACAGCGAGTGTCATTCTAGATCAAAGCAATAACCTCGCTTGTGTGTTGGCAGAGGCCCATGGGCTCTCTGGGAATGTTGGCGGATGACTATGCGGCAGGCAGCGACGATGAGGAAGACGAGAAACACGAGAAGCAGGATGCCCCTCGGCCCTCCAAGAGCCAGCCGGAGAAGGAGGAGGACAGGTTGACGGACTGGAAGAAGATGGCATGTCTTCTGTGCAGGAGGCAGTTTCCTAATAAAGACTCTCTGATTCGCCATCAGCAGCTCTCAGACCTGCACAAGGTGGCGCATTTTCTTTACTGAAAGTTCTTGTTTTTGCATATCAGAATCTGTTTTTGACATTGGTCTTTATTTCAGCAAAATATGGAGAttcacctcaaaatcaaaagGTCAAAGAGAGAGCTTGAGGCTTTAGAAAACCAGGAAAAAGAGGTAGATTCCTTTGTCCCATATAATACTTAACATAACTTCTGTTGTTTCTTTAGCATTAAATGTGCAGTGGGTCACCTTGTgcccttttattttttacttggtTATAAGTACATTCtctattgttttattgcagTAGTATAATATCATTTGATTAAGGGGGTCTCACCTTTGAACCCTTCTGTCCTTTAGTTGAAAGTGAAGGAGACAAACAGTCCAcctgaaacaaaaagaaaaaagcagtCACACACATGGGCCGGCAGCTCAAGGTATGTGAATTCTTTGTCTGACTACTATTCATTTCAGTTTTgagaaatctttaaaaaaacacctatTATGTATTCTTGACCTGTAAATTAAACATGACGTACTGGTTTTCCAGGGACACTCATAAAGGCAGTGAAAGACCCGGTTTAGGTCTTGAAACTACTGAGGTGAGTTTCTTTCACTTTAAGAAACATTCTAGTTGATGTATTAAAGCATGACACTTGTCTTTGTTGTAAACCTCTCCCCCTTTTCTCTCCCCTTTTTTACCAAAGCGGAAGAAAAAAGAACCTGTCGTCTGGAGTCACGCCACATACAAACAGGCTGTTCGGAAGGCCATGTTTGCACGTTTCAATGAGCTGGACTGACTGTGAAATTGTTAACAAAGGAATTTgtgaatacacacacagtgGGGAAAAACTGTTGGCAGCTTATTCCAGGCTTTTCTCTGTGAAGCGATGTAGATTCctgcaattttattttgtggATTTGGTGACGTGTGCCTGTGTAAAATTAATTTACGTTTTCAAAGCAGCCAAACATATGTTTTTCTCTTATGTGTAATTTTGTAGCTCTATTCTTCAGggcttttaatttttttcctaatttgacatcgtttttttttaatgtagagAGTTTGTAATATTTCATTTGTCCAATGACTTAAGGAccttaaatacaaaaacattactgtgGTCAGTCAATAAACGTCTCATTGTGGCTGTCGAAGTAGTTTTGTAGTCTTGCtgatttttatcttttgtgtATTTAACTTGAGGTATTTTTGCTAATTAAATGGAAGTTTTATTGCTTTTTGAAGTTTCCACCTGTAACACCCCTTTTCCGTCACATTTgcattttcaatatatttactatttttgtatattttttataatttgtattataaATTAGGACAGTCGGTATGTGTTTACATTGATAAACATTAGAAGTTGGTGGTCCAAGTCCTGTAAAGTGTTACTGGTGTTATTATTGGAGCAACAGAAATATACTCTGGT
This DNA window, taken from Triplophysa dalaica isolate WHDGS20190420 chromosome 6, ASM1584641v1, whole genome shotgun sequence, encodes the following:
- the LOC130425008 gene encoding RNA-binding protein 5 — its product is MFLPYSYTALCRENQKNRAKRLWQRSKAYSALETRAEGEFQERRNIMWNGSRSGPRGGMPFRGEPHGGMFDGRDGPRPVFRGRDGMNMDRPPMDMRPFDCPPDMRGRDMGFLDRGREQPRDFFRPGDEMDMNFRRRFEMDQRNNLQSSPGFMGQSRSPMDMGRRDMHAGNMRGQDEGFMNMRERFQMDTPGIPPVDIRRRLAMVAMGGNDNFGDFRERERSRMGGIDGFNMDVPSRDRPMMDFERRGTGPSLPRGRFESDMDMRNGMGASGDFRDHPPQIFGDNDGMPMDVRGRPNMPLDHGGPESMTRAEEPTIRDREFPKPIGDPLGLRGRESNSSSEEWRRHGMRDQDSLPSMSRTSPHIPREVQEMFLPSHGKDGERSQFRDRQSGGFQEKDKSSFPRSERDSKSQNWDRNVPGDFAGRAPTHASQKPPVLPLDPAVNVQNREGDKLWPSDRDKKHDRFPSSGGKPPFFQEKNPPNQKPHFGSDRGFKGSGDVASDQGAQREGLISGLKESQNGRAERQDQDYRDIDYRTSSGRKYEYNLDDLHMPEKVEKESKLDPLQRQDDSGSQDQDYRSAGVQDKVSKTIAISGIPKTATMQQILNAFAVRDGVPMQGMKIRNVVPGYSFDTAYVEFLNLEDAVHFMESNQGSVKVGVKTALLKYIQPDKNAKEQHHEQQAKAAPVSEGGLLPNPVPSVPLKVEENTPCIPDQDHVSQSAWQRNSNLTPEAWQQQVDQQLQKQEAEQQAEDRTHQRSPHPNSSIFKESKTMIIKNILPTTTVETILKALDQYAYLDERNVRLVKGKLPGSKCFCFVDMDSHEHVTRLVELLTNPRPIMIDGVRVYAEVAKPLKNQNYKRENDKPKTSLLGFPPDVMMQQYFLQPPNTAGVAPAMQGGPMGVDIGSSSAAMQNSSITQGMMYSETPALTQTIQTAEHQTTALPNPPLSGSADSSDTYSYGSEDPDLSAFLYDATSGFYYDPQTTLYYDPNSRYFYNAQNQQYLYWDTTSKIYIPVESSDEPAPHAAIPMAAFGEVMATTITEEEIQTATGTMSERAEEEPAPRTEKKEKEKEEKPKSLAAFKIMKDMERWAKIQNSKKESVRSPSPVFKAGDDHRPSKAADAAFAIFERKVTGADDLFKKPLAPLKKDEKASKRPMGSLGMLADDYAAGSDDEEDEKHEKQDAPRPSKSQPEKEEDRLTDWKKMACLLCRRQFPNKDSLIRHQQLSDLHKQNMEIHLKIKRSKRELEALENQEKELKVKETNSPPETKRKKQSHTWAGSSRDTHKGSERPGLGLETTERKKKEPVVWSHATYKQAVRKAMFARFNELD